In Niallia sp. FSL W8-0635, one genomic interval encodes:
- a CDS encoding Gfo/Idh/MocA family protein produces the protein MLKALVIGAGTMGSTHSFAYSTMEDVQLVGIVDTNLSKAKELAGILGTKAFASYEEALNTLEVIDVVSVCVPTPFHKEYVKKVADCQFDVICEKPLARNLKDAQEIMDYCKEKEVKLFVGHVVRFFPEYKRAKQIVEEGKIGKPAVVNTKRGGGFPSASRDWYADYNSSGGLVLDLMIHDFDYLRWCFGEVERVYAKSAQGRAIAKLDYALVTLRFKSGVIAHLEGTWAHQNFSTKFEMAGKEGIIQYDSSKTAPLVKGINQSDTGSVGVAVPDSPLKENPYVTELKHFISCIKNQEEPIVTPLDAYKAMEIALAAIESIKQGKVVELRNQEMEVRI, from the coding sequence ATGTTAAAAGCACTAGTCATTGGTGCGGGAACAATGGGAAGTACCCATTCCTTCGCTTATTCGACAATGGAAGATGTTCAATTAGTAGGAATTGTGGACACAAACCTTTCAAAAGCGAAAGAATTAGCAGGAATTCTTGGAACTAAAGCATTTGCAAGCTATGAGGAAGCGCTAAATACACTTGAGGTCATTGATGTTGTATCTGTTTGTGTGCCGACCCCTTTTCATAAAGAATATGTAAAAAAGGTAGCAGATTGTCAATTCGACGTTATTTGTGAAAAGCCATTAGCTCGAAATTTAAAAGATGCACAAGAAATTATGGATTATTGTAAGGAAAAAGAAGTGAAGCTCTTTGTAGGTCATGTCGTTCGTTTTTTCCCAGAATACAAGCGTGCAAAGCAGATAGTAGAAGAAGGGAAAATTGGCAAACCAGCTGTCGTAAATACGAAAAGGGGTGGAGGTTTTCCATCAGCTTCTAGAGATTGGTATGCCGATTATAACAGCAGTGGTGGATTAGTATTAGATTTAATGATCCACGATTTTGACTACTTACGTTGGTGCTTTGGTGAGGTAGAACGAGTATATGCAAAAAGTGCACAAGGAAGAGCAATCGCGAAGCTGGATTATGCATTAGTAACATTACGCTTTAAAAGTGGTGTAATTGCTCATTTGGAAGGAACATGGGCACATCAAAATTTCTCCACTAAATTTGAAATGGCTGGCAAAGAAGGAATCATTCAATATGATAGCTCAAAAACAGCTCCGCTTGTGAAAGGCATTAATCAAAGTGATACAGGTTCAGTCGGTGTTGCTGTTCCAGATAGTCCGTTAAAAGAAAATCCATATGTAACCGAATTAAAGCATTTTATTTCATGTATTAAAAATCAGGAAGAACCAATTGTAACTCCTCTAGATGCTTATAAA
- a CDS encoding carbohydrate ABC transporter permease, whose protein sequence is MIVPFLWMITTSLKSYGESMQVPPTIIPKEWHFENYSNVFDSVNFLKYYINTIILTLGRTIGQLILCSLAAFAFARLNFPGKNVLFILMLSVLMVPAQVILIPNYATLTQLGWIDTFFALIVPGIFSAYGTFLLRQFFMGIPKELDEAAKIDGCSYFGIYWRIILPNSTPALTALGIFTILAAWNDFLWPLVMTSSDSMRVLSVGISTFSGQYSTDYPLLMAGAVLSTIPMLLMFIFLQKHLLAGIALGGVRR, encoded by the coding sequence ATGATTGTGCCATTTTTATGGATGATTACAACTTCTCTAAAGTCTTATGGAGAATCCATGCAAGTTCCGCCAACGATTATTCCAAAAGAATGGCATTTTGAGAATTATAGTAACGTCTTTGATTCTGTAAATTTCTTAAAATATTACATTAATACCATCATTCTCACCTTAGGTAGAACGATTGGTCAGTTAATTTTGTGTTCCTTGGCGGCATTTGCTTTTGCTCGATTAAACTTTCCAGGGAAAAATGTTCTCTTTATTTTAATGCTTTCCGTGTTGATGGTTCCTGCTCAAGTTATTTTAATACCAAACTATGCAACGTTAACACAATTAGGTTGGATTGATACCTTCTTTGCCTTGATTGTTCCAGGTATCTTTAGCGCATATGGCACCTTCTTATTACGCCAATTCTTCATGGGAATCCCGAAAGAGCTAGATGAGGCAGCGAAAATTGATGGCTGCTCGTACTTTGGAATCTACTGGAGAATTATTTTGCCGAATTCTACACCAGCACTTACTGCTTTAGGTATTTTTACGATTCTTGCTGCGTGGAATGACTTTTTATGGCCACTTGTTATGACCAGCTCCGACTCCATGAGGGTATTGTCTGTTGGAATATCAACATTTTCTGGTCAATATTCAACAGATTATCCTTTATTAATGGCAGGTGCTGTCTTATCTACGATTCCTATGCTGCTAATGTTCATTTTTCTGCAAAAACATTTACTTGCGGGAATTGCCCTTGGCGGCGTTAGAAGATAA
- a CDS encoding carbohydrate ABC transporter permease, with protein MVVTKKSPETVARKRKKRRFNREAIAAYLFIAPTMLGLIMFYIYPAIASFALSFTRWNGISTPEYVGLENLIKLFTDSSFLRSIVNTAVFTFVSVPFTVIIAILIAVMLNQRIKGIVFYRTLYFLPVVTMPVAVGMVWKWLYNTDYGLINYILGILHLPQPSWLFDPKISLISVIIVYIWMSVGNNIILILAGLQGIEKSYYEAAEIDGASRIRKFFSITLPLLTPTLFFVFITGMISSLQVFDLLFVMIGNSTALLEPLRTIVYGVYESGFKYGEMGIASAQAFILFLAILLMTIIQFIFQKKWVYYDS; from the coding sequence ATGGTAGTGACTAAGAAAAGTCCAGAGACTGTAGCAAGAAAGAGAAAGAAAAGACGATTCAATCGTGAAGCAATCGCTGCCTATTTATTTATCGCGCCTACTATGTTAGGACTCATCATGTTTTATATATATCCTGCAATTGCTTCCTTTGCTCTGTCCTTTACAAGATGGAATGGTATATCGACTCCAGAATATGTCGGATTAGAAAATTTGATTAAGTTATTTACAGATTCTTCTTTTCTTCGTTCCATTGTTAACACAGCAGTATTTACCTTTGTCTCCGTTCCGTTTACTGTCATCATTGCTATTTTAATAGCGGTCATGCTGAACCAAAGAATAAAAGGAATTGTATTTTACCGAACCTTGTATTTCTTACCAGTAGTTACAATGCCTGTAGCTGTTGGGATGGTATGGAAATGGCTCTATAATACCGATTATGGCTTAATTAACTACATTCTAGGTATCCTTCATCTTCCACAGCCATCTTGGCTATTTGATCCGAAGATTTCTTTAATATCCGTTATTATCGTCTACATATGGATGAGTGTCGGAAATAACATCATTTTAATTTTGGCAGGGCTTCAAGGAATTGAGAAATCCTATTATGAAGCAGCAGAAATTGATGGTGCATCAAGGATTCGAAAGTTTTTTAGTATTACCCTGCCACTTTTAACACCAACATTATTCTTTGTTTTTATTACAGGAATGATTAGTTCCCTACAAGTATTCGACTTATTATTTGTCATGATTGGTAATAGTACAGCACTATTGGAACCACTTCGTACTATTGTTTATGGAGTATATGAATCTGGCTTTAAATATGGAGAAATGGGGATAGCCTCTGCACAAGCATTTATCTTGTTTCTTGCGATTCTGTTGATGACGATTATCCAATTTATTTTCCAAAAGAAATGGGTTTATTACGATTCTTAA
- a CDS encoding ABC transporter substrate-binding protein, protein MKKLVSFCIVMVVSVMLVACSGKSSGDGKQTLEVALWDENVSDAVDASIESFKKEHPDVNVKVTYTPFAEYWTKLRTSLGGGSGPDVFWMNGPNFYQYVTSDLIKDLEPFLEGDEEFAKENYYPAVVDLYSYEDKLYAAPYFVDSVGLFYNKKFFDEAGLDYPDETWTWEDIEKVGAELTKPEEGTYGYLNQVVRNQAGYYNLMHQAGGYVISEDKTKSGFNTPEAKETFEFLNRLIEKKISPTAQAQIETEADQWFMSQKVAMIPEISVHAAEYEEVLGEDLGVAPLPKGKVDTSIVHGIGWAMNSKTKDEDLAWELIKSLSNKEGTTVMAETGFATPAHMEISKVWLDSLPNVELQVFLDALEKATAYPVSERTSEWQTVETTEIQGAFLGQKSIDEALEKIATEMDAILEEEQKD, encoded by the coding sequence ATGAAAAAGTTAGTAAGCTTTTGCATAGTAATGGTAGTTTCTGTAATGCTTGTAGCATGTAGCGGCAAATCCTCTGGTGATGGAAAACAAACCTTAGAAGTGGCGCTATGGGATGAAAATGTAAGTGATGCGGTGGATGCATCGATTGAATCATTCAAAAAAGAACATCCAGATGTAAATGTGAAAGTAACCTATACGCCATTTGCTGAATACTGGACAAAATTACGTACAAGTCTTGGCGGTGGTAGTGGACCAGATGTCTTTTGGATGAATGGACCTAACTTTTATCAATATGTTACGTCCGATTTAATTAAAGATCTTGAACCATTCCTTGAAGGGGACGAAGAATTCGCGAAAGAAAATTATTATCCAGCTGTTGTAGATCTTTATTCTTATGAAGATAAGCTATATGCTGCTCCGTACTTTGTGGATTCTGTTGGACTTTTTTATAACAAAAAGTTTTTTGATGAAGCAGGTCTAGATTACCCTGATGAAACTTGGACTTGGGAAGATATTGAAAAGGTTGGAGCTGAGCTTACGAAGCCTGAAGAAGGGACTTATGGTTATCTAAACCAAGTCGTACGAAATCAAGCAGGATATTATAACCTCATGCATCAGGCTGGTGGATATGTCATCAGTGAAGACAAAACGAAATCTGGATTTAATACACCAGAAGCTAAAGAAACATTTGAGTTCTTAAATCGATTAATTGAAAAGAAAATTTCTCCAACTGCACAGGCGCAAATTGAAACAGAAGCAGATCAGTGGTTTATGTCTCAAAAGGTAGCAATGATTCCAGAAATTTCGGTTCATGCAGCTGAATATGAGGAAGTTCTAGGCGAAGATTTAGGTGTTGCCCCGTTACCAAAAGGAAAAGTGGACACATCTATCGTTCATGGGATTGGCTGGGCAATGAATAGCAAAACGAAAGATGAAGATTTAGCTTGGGAATTAATTAAGAGCTTATCCAATAAAGAAGGAACAACCGTTATGGCTGAAACAGGATTTGCTACACCAGCACATATGGAAATCAGTAAAGTTTGGTTAGATTCCCTTCCAAATGTTGAACTACAAGTATTTTTAGATGCGCTTGAAAAAGCGACAGCATACCCAGTATCCGAAAGAACGTCAGAATGGCAAACGGTTGAAACAACAGAAATCCAAGGTGCCTTCTTAGGACAAAAATCAATTGATGAAGCTTTAGAAAAAATTGCGACAGAAATGGATGCCATCTTAGAAGAAGAACAGAAGGATTAA
- a CDS encoding ROK family transcriptional regulator, translated as MQRTGDLKLIQELNRSIILDTIRKKGPISRSQVAKNLKISPTTVTSAVNDLIRNGMVIEDGVGRSSGGRKPVLLRFNPNQHSIMGISITNSYIKIADMDLEGKILRKKIHSVNHLYGEEIISFLMDIIEQFVAESDRLAFCEGISIITPGIVDSNTGMICYNTKLKLYDVPLREMVESKFNLPTYLDNDVNAFALGEYYFGSFSSYKDIMYLTIGDGVGSGLMINGAVYRGFKGSSGEIGHTTVVPGGTKCECGNNGCLENYVNWPAIYSNIVSSILTKGRDTVIKQLIDNDIRKITPEIFVEAINLHDTLSLEILEELVSYLSIAISNTIHLLNPELIIISGEVVQDNPLLIAKIRQKLSKMVIPILKNEINIQSTSLGSDFDLLGAASVILQGKFRFQL; from the coding sequence GTGCAAAGAACTGGAGATTTAAAACTCATACAAGAATTGAATCGGTCCATCATCCTAGATACGATTCGGAAAAAAGGCCCAATATCCCGAAGTCAGGTGGCAAAAAATTTAAAAATAAGCCCCACTACTGTAACTTCAGCAGTCAATGACTTAATTCGTAATGGAATGGTAATTGAAGATGGAGTTGGTCGTTCCAGTGGTGGTAGAAAGCCCGTTCTTCTCCGCTTTAACCCGAATCAGCACTCCATTATGGGGATCTCTATTACTAATTCTTATATCAAAATTGCTGATATGGACTTAGAAGGCAAAATATTAAGGAAGAAAATTCACTCTGTCAATCACCTATACGGCGAGGAAATTATTTCTTTTTTGATGGACATAATCGAACAATTCGTAGCGGAAAGTGATCGATTAGCATTTTGTGAAGGGATATCCATCATAACTCCAGGGATTGTTGATTCCAATACCGGGATGATCTGTTACAATACGAAGCTCAAGCTTTATGATGTTCCATTAAGAGAAATGGTAGAGTCGAAATTTAATTTACCAACTTATTTAGATAATGATGTAAATGCATTTGCATTAGGAGAATATTATTTTGGATCTTTTAGTAGCTATAAAGATATTATGTATCTCACTATTGGTGATGGAGTAGGCTCTGGTCTCATGATTAATGGCGCTGTATATCGGGGTTTCAAAGGAAGCTCTGGAGAAATTGGCCATACAACAGTCGTCCCAGGTGGCACGAAATGTGAATGTGGAAATAATGGCTGTCTAGAAAACTATGTGAACTGGCCGGCTATTTATTCAAATATTGTTTCATCTATTTTGACTAAAGGACGTGATACGGTAATAAAACAATTAATTGATAACGATATTCGAAAAATCACACCAGAAATTTTTGTGGAAGCAATTAATTTACATGATACATTAAGCTTGGAAATTCTCGAGGAGCTTGTTTCCTATCTATCTATTGCAATATCAAATACCATTCATTTACTAAATCCAGAGCTAATTATTATAAGCGGAGAAGTTGTACAAGATAATCCGTTATTGATTGCAAAAATAAGACAGAAATTATCTAAAATGGTTATCCCGATTTTAAAAAATGAAATAAACATTCAAAGTACGTCCTTAGGATCAGACTTTGATTTATTAGGTGCGGCATCTGTCATACTTCAGGGGAAATTTCGTTTCCAATTATAA